In the Brassica napus cultivar Da-Ae chromosome A7, Da-Ae, whole genome shotgun sequence genome, one interval contains:
- the LOC106406461 gene encoding uncharacterized protein LOC106406461 translates to MSPQSVSKTSKSLEGLHGVHVVSHSPFAFEGISQVSSFQSSDAGTKQSLFIERVWQQRPPCLRPIHCCIHGDQSLLETAANVITSLPFIFLGMQTPRKNLNMKVYANSLIGVGVASSLYHSSRGKLRKYLRWADYTMIATATVCLSRALREENPKFLMAASALALPFQPLVVSAVHTGMMEVAFAKRALKDPDLKTAHNVHKMSTLLGGALFIADDLFPETPFIHAGWHLAAAIGVGTCNKLLQ, encoded by the exons ATGAGCCCTCAAAGCGTATCGAAGACGAGCAAATCCCTTGAGGGTCTCCACGGGGTTCATGTGGTGTCCCATTCGCCTTTCGCATTCGAGGGTATCAGCCAAGTATCTAGCTTTCAATCCTCAGATGCAGGAACAAAGCAGAGTCTATTCATTGA ACGTGTCTGGCAACAAAGGCCACCATGCCTGAGACCTATCCACTGCTGCATCCACG GTGATCAGAGTCTCTTAGAAACAGCTGCTAATGTCATCACATCGCTCCCTTTCATTTTCCTCGGTATGCAGACCCCAAG GAAAAACCTGAACATGAAAGTGTATGCAAACTCCTTAATCGGAGTTGGAGTCGCTTCGAGTTTGTATCATTCTTCGAGAGGGAAGTTGAGGAAGTACCTAAGATGGGCTGATTACACAATGATAGCCACAGCCACAGTA TGTCTATCAAGGGCTCTTAGGGAAGAGAATCCAAAGTTCTTGATGGCTGCATCGGCTTTGGCTCTACCCTTCCAGCCTCTCGTGGTTTCAGCTGTTCACACCGGAATGATGGAGGTAGCATTTGCGAAAAGAGCCTTAAAGGATCCTGATTTGAAAACTGCTCATAACGTACACAAGATGTCTACATTGTTGGGCGGAGCTTTGTTCATAGCTGACGATCTTTTCCCTGAAACACCATTCATTCACGCCGGTTGGCATCTCGCTGCAGCCATTGGCGTTGGGACTTGCAATAAGCTTCTTCAGTAG
- the LOC125576336 gene encoding homeobox-leucine zipper protein ATHB-X-like, whose protein sequence is MAVSPNSSFLELTIAIPSFSPSPSLPSSSDHMVRDLDINQTPKMEKDREWIMISATPHVNDDDGNSGGRRRKKLRLTKDQSHILEESFIQNHTLTHKQKQELATFLKLSQRQVEVWFQNRRARSKLKHTEMECEYLKRLFGSLKEQNRQLQKEVEELRALKPVSASVLTMCPRCERVTVAADNGSNAVEEGTALRSQSRMTISSSSTLC, encoded by the exons ATGGCCGTCTCACCTAATTCAAGCTTCTTAGAATTAACAATAGCAATCCCAAGcttctctccttctccttcactCCCTTCATCTA GTGATCACATGGTGAGAGATTTGGACATAAATCAAACTCCAAAGATGGAAAAAGATCGTGAGTGGATCATGATCAGTGCAACACCGCATGTCAACGACGACGACGGCAACTCTGGTGGCCGACGGCGCAAAAAGCTCCGTCTAACCAAAGATCAATCGCATATTCTTGAAGAGAGTTTCATACAAAACCATACCTTAACCCAT aaacaaaaacaagaattGGCTACTTTTCTGAAGCTTAGTCAAAGGCAAGTTGAGGTGTGGTTTCAAAATCGAAGAGCAAG GAGTAAGCTCAAGCATACGGAGATGGAATGTGAGTACCTAAAGAGATTGTTTGGGTCACTGAAAGAGCAAAATCGAcagctacaaaaagaagttgaagAACTGCGAGCTCTTAAGCCCGTATCGGCCTCGGTTTTAACCATGTGCCCTCGGTGTGAACGTGTGACCGTTGCAGCAGATAATGGCTCTAATGCCGTGGAGGAGGGAACAGCTCTGAGAAGCCAGTCACGAATGACAATTTCCTCTTCCTCTACCCTATGTTGA